In Candidatus Hydrogenedentota bacterium, a single genomic region encodes these proteins:
- a CDS encoding alpha/beta hydrolase gives MPTQKLTFLAKQFHHRVPFSYHPCEEAKGTIGFIHGFSVPPSYYQSFLQRLAKSFTVVAPEVPGINRYFPQPTSIDEYTDMCLDFFEELHYSDCKGYEVIKGFEPEYLVGHSLGGAIAVAMAEMLKVKAVVAINPVMPVTYGPIEIVRRGLGVGVDAMGKKRTGFHPTMIPGYFANLAVGVRAVPLLLNDICRYRYAHSDGTAIKVKQPTLIVFSKKDQLFGASLTEETLRLIDRTFKDYELVHNAYQHDYPLEHPQHAAKTVLDWLEARV, from the coding sequence TCGTATCACCCCTGCGAAGAAGCGAAAGGAACCATCGGGTTTATCCACGGGTTCAGCGTGCCACCTTCGTACTACCAGTCCTTTCTCCAGCGGCTGGCCAAATCTTTTACTGTGGTCGCTCCCGAAGTGCCGGGGATCAACCGGTACTTTCCCCAGCCGACTTCCATCGACGAATACACCGACATGTGCCTCGACTTCTTCGAAGAACTGCACTACTCCGACTGCAAAGGGTACGAAGTGATCAAGGGGTTCGAACCCGAGTACTTGGTGGGGCACTCGCTTGGGGGCGCGATTGCGGTTGCCATGGCGGAAATGCTCAAGGTCAAAGCCGTCGTGGCTATCAACCCCGTCATGCCCGTCACTTACGGCCCTATTGAAATCGTCCGGCGCGGGCTGGGCGTCGGCGTCGATGCCATGGGCAAGAAACGCACCGGATTCCACCCCACGATGATCCCCGGCTACTTCGCCAACCTGGCCGTGGGGGTCCGCGCCGTGCCGCTGCTCCTCAACGACATCTGCCGTTACCGCTACGCCCACTCCGACGGCACCGCCATCAAGGTGAAGCAACCCACGCTAATCGTCTTCTCCAAGAAAGACCAACTCTTCGGCGCGAGTCTAACGGAAGAGACCCTTCGTCTCATTGACCGCACCTTCAAAGACTACGAACTCGTCCACAACGCCTACCAACACGACTACCCCCTCGAACATCCCCAACACGCAGCCAAGACCGTATTGGATTGGCTCGAAGCGCGGGTGTGA